The sequence CGTATTCTTGTCGTGGACGATGAAAAAGACATCCGCTCCATGCTGCGCATTCCTTTGGGACGCGCGGGTTATGAGATTGAAGAAGCCAGCGACGGCGCGATGGCGATCGCCATTCATCGCCGCCGCCCCGTCCATTTGCTGGTTCTCGATATTCTCATGCCGGAAAAGGAAGGCATCGAAACGATTTTGGAATTTCGACGCGATTATCCCGGCGT comes from Candidatus Omnitrophota bacterium and encodes:
- a CDS encoding response regulator encodes the protein MKRILVVDDEKDIRSMLRIPLGRAGYEIEEASDGAMAIAIHRRRPVHLLVLDILMPEKEGIETILEFRRDYPGVKIVAISGGGIVDAGDYLEIAKNSGADRIFKKPLDLPLLITAIKELIGS